In Sander vitreus isolate 19-12246 chromosome 7, sanVit1, whole genome shotgun sequence, a genomic segment contains:
- the klhl12 gene encoding kelch-like protein 12 isoform X2, whose protein sequence is MGCNGKPDRLSYDSWTGLRSLRDSQGSMAPKDIMTNSHAKSILNAMNSLRKSNTLCDITLRVENTDFPAHRIVLAACSDYFCAMFTSELAEKGKSFVDIQGLTAATMEILLDFVYTETVLVTVENVQELLPAACLLQLKGVKRACCDFLEGQLDPTNCLGIRDFAETHTCLDLMQAAELFSQKHFSEVVQHEEFMLLSQTEVEKLIKCDEIQVDSEEPVFEAVLNWVKHNRKEREPYLPDMLEFVRMPLLTPRYITDVIDAEPLIRCSLPCRDLVDEAKKFHLRPELRSEMQGPRTQARLGAKEVLLVIGGFGSQQSPIDIVEKYDPKTQEWSSLPNIARKRRYVATVSLHDRVYVIGGYDGRSRLSSVECLDYTADEDGVWYTVATMNVRRGLAGATTLGDMIYVAGGFDGSRRHTSMERYDPNIDQWSMLGDMQTAREGAGLVVASGLIYCLGGYDGLNILNSVERYDPHTGHWTSVTPMATKRSGAGVALLNDHIYVVGGFDGVSHLDSVEVYNIRTDYWTTVASMTTPRCYVGATVLRGRLYAIAGYDGNSLLSSIECYDPVIDSWEVVTSMATQRCDAGVCVLREK, encoded by the exons TGGGTTGTAACGGGAAGCCAGACCGCCTGAGCTACG ATTCCTGGACTGGTTTGAGATCCTTGAGAGATTCTCAAGGCAGCATGGCTCCCAAAGACATCATGACCAACTCCCATGCCAAATCCATCCTCAATGCCATGAACTCACTTCGCAAGAGCAACACACTCTGTGATATCACCCTGAGAGTGGAGAACACCGATTTTCCAGCTCACCGGATTGTCTTGGCTGCCTGCAGCGACTACTTTTGTGCCATGTTCACCAGTGAG CTTGCAGAAAAGGGGAAATCTTTTGTCGACATTCAGGGGCTCACTGCAGCGACTATGGAGATCCTGTTGGACTTTGTGTACACAGAAACAGTGCTAGTCACAGTGGAGAACGTACAAGAACTGCTTCCTGCAGCGTGCTTACTTCAGCTCAAAG GGGTAAAAAGAGCATGTTGTGATTTTTTGGAGGGTCAGCTTGATCCCACCAACTGCCTGGGCATTCGAGACTTTGCCGAAACGCACACTTGCCTCGACCTGATGCAGGCCGCCGAGCTCTTTTCCCAGAAGCATTTCTCCGAGGTGGTTCAGCATGAGGAGTTCATGCTGCTCAGCCAGACAGAAGTTGAAAAGCTCATCAAATGTGATGAAATCCAG GTGGACTCAGAGGAGCCTGTATTTGAAGCCGTGTTAAACTGGGTGAAACACAACCGAAAAGAGCGAGAGCCCTACCTGCCAGACATGCTCGAGTTTGTCCGAATGCCGCTCCTCACCCCGCGCTATATTACAGATGTCATTGATGCCGAG CCCCTCATTCGGTGTAGCCTGCCATGTCGAGACCTTGTCGATGAAGCCAAGAAATTCCACTTAAGACCAGAGCTAAGGAGTGAGATGCAGGGCCCACGCACACAAGCTAGATTAG GTGCCAAAGAAGTCCTGTTGGTTATAGGCGGGTTTGGCAGCCAACAATCGCCAATAGACATAGTTGAGAAATATGACCCGAAAACACAAGAATGGAGCTCCCTTCCT AACATTGCACGGAAAAGGCGTTATGTCGCCACGGTGTCTCTCCACGATCGAGTTTATGTGATCGGAGGCTACGATGGTCGGTCGAGGCTCAGCTCCGTGGAGTGCCTGGACTACACAGCGGACGAGGACGGTGTTTGGTACACCGTCGCCACCATGAATGTGCGCCGTGGCCTCGCTGGAGCCACGACACTCGGAG ACATGATCTATGTTGCCGGTGGCTTCGATGGCAGCAGGCGTCACACCAGCATGGAGCGATACGACCCAAACATTGACCAGTGGAGCATGCTGGGAGATATGCAGACAGCTAGAGAGGGAGCTGGTCTGGTGGTGGCCAGTGGACTCATATACTGTCTAG GTGGATACGATGGCCTAAATATCCTGAATTCAGTGGAGCGGTATGACCCACACACAGGCCACTGGACAAGTGTTACACCAATGGCCACCAAGCGGTCAG GGGCTGGTGTGGCTTTACTCAACGATCACATCTACGTAGTGGGAGGCTTTGATGGTGTTTCACACCTCGACTCCGTTGAGGTTTACAACATCAGAACAGATTATTGGACCACTGTAGCCAGCATGACGACGCCTCGATGTTACGTAGGAGCAACTGTTCTCAGAGGACGTCTCTACGCCATTGCTGG ATATGATGGGAACTCTCTACTCAGCAGTATTGAATGTTACGACCCGGTCATCGACTCCTGGGAGGTCGTCACCTCGATGGCGACGCAGCGGTGTGATGCTGGCGTCTGTGTTCTACGAGAAAAGTAA
- the klhl12 gene encoding kelch-like protein 12 isoform X3 translates to MAPKDIMTNSHAKSILNAMNSLRKSNTLCDITLRVENTDFPAHRIVLAACSDYFCAMFTSELAEKGKSFVDIQGLTAATMEILLDFVYTETVLVTVENVQELLPAACLLQLKGVKRACCDFLEGQLDPTNCLGIRDFAETHTCLDLMQAAELFSQKHFSEVVQHEEFMLLSQTEVEKLIKCDEIQVDSEEPVFEAVLNWVKHNRKEREPYLPDMLEFVRMPLLTPRYITDVIDAEPLIRCSLPCRDLVDEAKKFHLRPELRSEMQGPRTQARLGAKEVLLVIGGFGSQQSPIDIVEKYDPKTQEWSSLPNIARKRRYVATVSLHDRVYVIGGYDGRSRLSSVECLDYTADEDGVWYTVATMNVRRGLAGATTLGDMIYVAGGFDGSRRHTSMERYDPNIDQWSMLGDMQTAREGAGLVVASGLIYCLGGYDGLNILNSVERYDPHTGHWTSVTPMATKRSGAGVALLNDHIYVVGGFDGVSHLDSVEVYNIRTDYWTTVASMTTPRCYVGATVLRGRLYAIAGYDGNSLLSSIECYDPVIDSWEVVTSMATQRCDAGVCVLREK, encoded by the exons ATGGCTCCCAAAGACATCATGACCAACTCCCATGCCAAATCCATCCTCAATGCCATGAACTCACTTCGCAAGAGCAACACACTCTGTGATATCACCCTGAGAGTGGAGAACACCGATTTTCCAGCTCACCGGATTGTCTTGGCTGCCTGCAGCGACTACTTTTGTGCCATGTTCACCAGTGAG CTTGCAGAAAAGGGGAAATCTTTTGTCGACATTCAGGGGCTCACTGCAGCGACTATGGAGATCCTGTTGGACTTTGTGTACACAGAAACAGTGCTAGTCACAGTGGAGAACGTACAAGAACTGCTTCCTGCAGCGTGCTTACTTCAGCTCAAAG GGGTAAAAAGAGCATGTTGTGATTTTTTGGAGGGTCAGCTTGATCCCACCAACTGCCTGGGCATTCGAGACTTTGCCGAAACGCACACTTGCCTCGACCTGATGCAGGCCGCCGAGCTCTTTTCCCAGAAGCATTTCTCCGAGGTGGTTCAGCATGAGGAGTTCATGCTGCTCAGCCAGACAGAAGTTGAAAAGCTCATCAAATGTGATGAAATCCAG GTGGACTCAGAGGAGCCTGTATTTGAAGCCGTGTTAAACTGGGTGAAACACAACCGAAAAGAGCGAGAGCCCTACCTGCCAGACATGCTCGAGTTTGTCCGAATGCCGCTCCTCACCCCGCGCTATATTACAGATGTCATTGATGCCGAG CCCCTCATTCGGTGTAGCCTGCCATGTCGAGACCTTGTCGATGAAGCCAAGAAATTCCACTTAAGACCAGAGCTAAGGAGTGAGATGCAGGGCCCACGCACACAAGCTAGATTAG GTGCCAAAGAAGTCCTGTTGGTTATAGGCGGGTTTGGCAGCCAACAATCGCCAATAGACATAGTTGAGAAATATGACCCGAAAACACAAGAATGGAGCTCCCTTCCT AACATTGCACGGAAAAGGCGTTATGTCGCCACGGTGTCTCTCCACGATCGAGTTTATGTGATCGGAGGCTACGATGGTCGGTCGAGGCTCAGCTCCGTGGAGTGCCTGGACTACACAGCGGACGAGGACGGTGTTTGGTACACCGTCGCCACCATGAATGTGCGCCGTGGCCTCGCTGGAGCCACGACACTCGGAG ACATGATCTATGTTGCCGGTGGCTTCGATGGCAGCAGGCGTCACACCAGCATGGAGCGATACGACCCAAACATTGACCAGTGGAGCATGCTGGGAGATATGCAGACAGCTAGAGAGGGAGCTGGTCTGGTGGTGGCCAGTGGACTCATATACTGTCTAG GTGGATACGATGGCCTAAATATCCTGAATTCAGTGGAGCGGTATGACCCACACACAGGCCACTGGACAAGTGTTACACCAATGGCCACCAAGCGGTCAG GGGCTGGTGTGGCTTTACTCAACGATCACATCTACGTAGTGGGAGGCTTTGATGGTGTTTCACACCTCGACTCCGTTGAGGTTTACAACATCAGAACAGATTATTGGACCACTGTAGCCAGCATGACGACGCCTCGATGTTACGTAGGAGCAACTGTTCTCAGAGGACGTCTCTACGCCATTGCTGG ATATGATGGGAACTCTCTACTCAGCAGTATTGAATGTTACGACCCGGTCATCGACTCCTGGGAGGTCGTCACCTCGATGGCGACGCAGCGGTGTGATGCTGGCGTCTGTGTTCTACGAGAAAAGTAA
- the klhl12 gene encoding kelch-like protein 12 isoform X1 produces the protein MCSYSYCLPVVEKVFKSFNDSWTGLRSLRDSQGSMAPKDIMTNSHAKSILNAMNSLRKSNTLCDITLRVENTDFPAHRIVLAACSDYFCAMFTSELAEKGKSFVDIQGLTAATMEILLDFVYTETVLVTVENVQELLPAACLLQLKGVKRACCDFLEGQLDPTNCLGIRDFAETHTCLDLMQAAELFSQKHFSEVVQHEEFMLLSQTEVEKLIKCDEIQVDSEEPVFEAVLNWVKHNRKEREPYLPDMLEFVRMPLLTPRYITDVIDAEPLIRCSLPCRDLVDEAKKFHLRPELRSEMQGPRTQARLGAKEVLLVIGGFGSQQSPIDIVEKYDPKTQEWSSLPNIARKRRYVATVSLHDRVYVIGGYDGRSRLSSVECLDYTADEDGVWYTVATMNVRRGLAGATTLGDMIYVAGGFDGSRRHTSMERYDPNIDQWSMLGDMQTAREGAGLVVASGLIYCLGGYDGLNILNSVERYDPHTGHWTSVTPMATKRSGAGVALLNDHIYVVGGFDGVSHLDSVEVYNIRTDYWTTVASMTTPRCYVGATVLRGRLYAIAGYDGNSLLSSIECYDPVIDSWEVVTSMATQRCDAGVCVLREK, from the exons ATGTGTAGCTATAGTTATTGCCtcccagtggtggaaaaagtattcaaatCTTTTAACG ATTCCTGGACTGGTTTGAGATCCTTGAGAGATTCTCAAGGCAGCATGGCTCCCAAAGACATCATGACCAACTCCCATGCCAAATCCATCCTCAATGCCATGAACTCACTTCGCAAGAGCAACACACTCTGTGATATCACCCTGAGAGTGGAGAACACCGATTTTCCAGCTCACCGGATTGTCTTGGCTGCCTGCAGCGACTACTTTTGTGCCATGTTCACCAGTGAG CTTGCAGAAAAGGGGAAATCTTTTGTCGACATTCAGGGGCTCACTGCAGCGACTATGGAGATCCTGTTGGACTTTGTGTACACAGAAACAGTGCTAGTCACAGTGGAGAACGTACAAGAACTGCTTCCTGCAGCGTGCTTACTTCAGCTCAAAG GGGTAAAAAGAGCATGTTGTGATTTTTTGGAGGGTCAGCTTGATCCCACCAACTGCCTGGGCATTCGAGACTTTGCCGAAACGCACACTTGCCTCGACCTGATGCAGGCCGCCGAGCTCTTTTCCCAGAAGCATTTCTCCGAGGTGGTTCAGCATGAGGAGTTCATGCTGCTCAGCCAGACAGAAGTTGAAAAGCTCATCAAATGTGATGAAATCCAG GTGGACTCAGAGGAGCCTGTATTTGAAGCCGTGTTAAACTGGGTGAAACACAACCGAAAAGAGCGAGAGCCCTACCTGCCAGACATGCTCGAGTTTGTCCGAATGCCGCTCCTCACCCCGCGCTATATTACAGATGTCATTGATGCCGAG CCCCTCATTCGGTGTAGCCTGCCATGTCGAGACCTTGTCGATGAAGCCAAGAAATTCCACTTAAGACCAGAGCTAAGGAGTGAGATGCAGGGCCCACGCACACAAGCTAGATTAG GTGCCAAAGAAGTCCTGTTGGTTATAGGCGGGTTTGGCAGCCAACAATCGCCAATAGACATAGTTGAGAAATATGACCCGAAAACACAAGAATGGAGCTCCCTTCCT AACATTGCACGGAAAAGGCGTTATGTCGCCACGGTGTCTCTCCACGATCGAGTTTATGTGATCGGAGGCTACGATGGTCGGTCGAGGCTCAGCTCCGTGGAGTGCCTGGACTACACAGCGGACGAGGACGGTGTTTGGTACACCGTCGCCACCATGAATGTGCGCCGTGGCCTCGCTGGAGCCACGACACTCGGAG ACATGATCTATGTTGCCGGTGGCTTCGATGGCAGCAGGCGTCACACCAGCATGGAGCGATACGACCCAAACATTGACCAGTGGAGCATGCTGGGAGATATGCAGACAGCTAGAGAGGGAGCTGGTCTGGTGGTGGCCAGTGGACTCATATACTGTCTAG GTGGATACGATGGCCTAAATATCCTGAATTCAGTGGAGCGGTATGACCCACACACAGGCCACTGGACAAGTGTTACACCAATGGCCACCAAGCGGTCAG GGGCTGGTGTGGCTTTACTCAACGATCACATCTACGTAGTGGGAGGCTTTGATGGTGTTTCACACCTCGACTCCGTTGAGGTTTACAACATCAGAACAGATTATTGGACCACTGTAGCCAGCATGACGACGCCTCGATGTTACGTAGGAGCAACTGTTCTCAGAGGACGTCTCTACGCCATTGCTGG ATATGATGGGAACTCTCTACTCAGCAGTATTGAATGTTACGACCCGGTCATCGACTCCTGGGAGGTCGTCACCTCGATGGCGACGCAGCGGTGTGATGCTGGCGTCTGTGTTCTACGAGAAAAGTAA
- the klhl12 gene encoding kelch-like protein 12 isoform X4, translated as MCSYSYCLPVVEKVFKSFNDSWTGLRSLRDSQGSMAPKDIMTNSHAKSILNAMNSLRKSNTLCDITLRVENTDFPAHRIVLAACSDYFCAMFTSELAEKGKSFVDIQGLTAATMEILLDFVYTETVLVTVENVQELLPAACLLQLKGVKRACCDFLEGQLDPTNCLGIRDFAETHTCLDLMQAAELFSQKHFSEVVQHEEFMLLSQTEVEKLIKCDEIQVDSEEPVFEAVLNWVKHNRKEREPYLPDMLEFVRMPLLTPRYITDVIDAEPLIRCSLPCRDLVDEAKKFHLRPELRSEMQGPRTQARLGAKEVLLVIGGFGSQQSPIDIVEKYDPKTQEWSSLPNIARKRRYVATVSLHDRVYVIGGYDGRSRLSSVECLDYTADEDGVWYTVATMNVRRGLAGATTLGDMIYVAGGFDGSRRHTSMERYDPNIDQWSMLGDMQTAREGAGLVVASGLIYCLGGYDGLNILNSVERYDPHTGHWTSVTPMATKRSGRGWCGFTQRSHLRSGRL; from the exons ATGTGTAGCTATAGTTATTGCCtcccagtggtggaaaaagtattcaaatCTTTTAACG ATTCCTGGACTGGTTTGAGATCCTTGAGAGATTCTCAAGGCAGCATGGCTCCCAAAGACATCATGACCAACTCCCATGCCAAATCCATCCTCAATGCCATGAACTCACTTCGCAAGAGCAACACACTCTGTGATATCACCCTGAGAGTGGAGAACACCGATTTTCCAGCTCACCGGATTGTCTTGGCTGCCTGCAGCGACTACTTTTGTGCCATGTTCACCAGTGAG CTTGCAGAAAAGGGGAAATCTTTTGTCGACATTCAGGGGCTCACTGCAGCGACTATGGAGATCCTGTTGGACTTTGTGTACACAGAAACAGTGCTAGTCACAGTGGAGAACGTACAAGAACTGCTTCCTGCAGCGTGCTTACTTCAGCTCAAAG GGGTAAAAAGAGCATGTTGTGATTTTTTGGAGGGTCAGCTTGATCCCACCAACTGCCTGGGCATTCGAGACTTTGCCGAAACGCACACTTGCCTCGACCTGATGCAGGCCGCCGAGCTCTTTTCCCAGAAGCATTTCTCCGAGGTGGTTCAGCATGAGGAGTTCATGCTGCTCAGCCAGACAGAAGTTGAAAAGCTCATCAAATGTGATGAAATCCAG GTGGACTCAGAGGAGCCTGTATTTGAAGCCGTGTTAAACTGGGTGAAACACAACCGAAAAGAGCGAGAGCCCTACCTGCCAGACATGCTCGAGTTTGTCCGAATGCCGCTCCTCACCCCGCGCTATATTACAGATGTCATTGATGCCGAG CCCCTCATTCGGTGTAGCCTGCCATGTCGAGACCTTGTCGATGAAGCCAAGAAATTCCACTTAAGACCAGAGCTAAGGAGTGAGATGCAGGGCCCACGCACACAAGCTAGATTAG GTGCCAAAGAAGTCCTGTTGGTTATAGGCGGGTTTGGCAGCCAACAATCGCCAATAGACATAGTTGAGAAATATGACCCGAAAACACAAGAATGGAGCTCCCTTCCT AACATTGCACGGAAAAGGCGTTATGTCGCCACGGTGTCTCTCCACGATCGAGTTTATGTGATCGGAGGCTACGATGGTCGGTCGAGGCTCAGCTCCGTGGAGTGCCTGGACTACACAGCGGACGAGGACGGTGTTTGGTACACCGTCGCCACCATGAATGTGCGCCGTGGCCTCGCTGGAGCCACGACACTCGGAG ACATGATCTATGTTGCCGGTGGCTTCGATGGCAGCAGGCGTCACACCAGCATGGAGCGATACGACCCAAACATTGACCAGTGGAGCATGCTGGGAGATATGCAGACAGCTAGAGAGGGAGCTGGTCTGGTGGTGGCCAGTGGACTCATATACTGTCTAG GTGGATACGATGGCCTAAATATCCTGAATTCAGTGGAGCGGTATGACCCACACACAGGCCACTGGACAAGTGTTACACCAATGGCCACCAAGCGGTCAGGTAG GGGCTGGTGTGGCTTTACTCAACGATCACATCTACGTAGTGGGAGGCTTTGA
- the ptpn1 gene encoding tyrosine-protein phosphatase non-receptor type 1 translates to MEAEFREIDDNGSWSAIYQEIRQQSCELPCKVAKLPENKNRNRYRDVSPFDHSRIYLQLGTNDYINASLITVEEAKRNYILTQGPLPNTCGNFWEMVWEQRSRGVVMLNRVIEKGSVKCAQYWPHREERDAIFEDTNFKLTLISEDIKSYYTVRQLELENLSTRETREILHFHYTTWPDFGVPESPASFLNFLFKVRESGCLNSDQGPVVVHCSAGIGRSGTFCLVDTCLLLMSIRKDPSSVSIRDVLLEMRRYRMGLIQTADQLRFSYLAVIEGAKYIKGDTSLQEWKELSNEEDDPPEFTPPPPLPPPRDPHNGKVEPSFFPEIIQQMESHSLGTSQESELRKRNITAPQPPPAGAEQLNDHVGIVDQTSKAPTKSQQQETEEAAEQPKESSPVPGTWSPLLTNVCLCTALALSAYVCYRACFH, encoded by the exons ATGGAAGCCGAGTTTCGGGAAATCGATGACAACGGGAGTTGGAGCGCCATTTATCAG GAGATTCGCCAGCAATCATGTGAACTCCCTTGCAAGGTTGCCAAATTACCTGAAAACAAGAATCGGAATCGTTACAGAGATGTTAGCCCAT TTGACCACAGCAGAATATATCTGCAGCTGGGTACGAATGACTACATTAATGCCAGCCTGATAACAGTAGAAGAGGCAAAGAGGAACTACATCCTCACTCAG GGACCCCTTCCAAATACATGTGGCAACTTCTGGGAGATGGTGTGGGAGCAGAGGTCCCGCGGTGTGGTGATGCTGAACCGAGTCATAGAGAAAGGATCT GTGAAATGTGCCCAATATTGGccacacagagaggagagagatgctATCTTTGAAGATACCAATTTCAAGCTCACCCTCATCTCAGAAGACATCAAATCTTACTACACAGTCCGTCAGCTGGAGTTGGAAAATCTGTCT ACTCGAGAGACTCGTgagattttacattttcactaCACCACTTGGCCTGACTTTGGGGTACCGGAGTCTCCTGCCTCCTTCCTTAACTTCCTGTTCAAGGTGCGGGAGTCGGGTTGTCTGAATTCAGACCAGGGACCAGTGGTGGTGCACTGCAGCGCCGGCATCGGACGCTCTGGGACCTTTTGTCTTGTGGACACCTGCCTCTTACTG ATGTCCATCCGTAAGGACCCGTCTTCAGTGAGCATTCGTGATGTGCTGCTGGAGATGCGACGCTATCGAATGGGCTTGATTCAGACAGCAGACCAACTTCGCTTCTCCTACCTTGCTGTCATTGAAGGTGCCAAGTACATCAAGGGAGATACATCTCTGCAG GAGTGGAAAGAGCTCTCAAACGAGGAAGACGATCCTCCAGAGTTCACCCCtccgcctcctcttcctcctcctagAGACCCTCACAATGGCAAAGTTGAGCCATCCTTTTTCCCCGAAATCATTCAACAGATGGAGAGCCACAGTCTGGG GACCTCACAAGAGTCGGAGCTGCGAAAGAGGAACATTACCGCCCCCCAGCCTCCTCCTGCCGGTGCTGAGCAGCTCAATGACCACGTGGGTATCGTAGATCAGACCTCCAAAGCTCCAACCAAATCCCAGCAGCAGGAGACGGAGGAGGCAGCGGAGCAGCCAAAGGAAAGCTCTCCTGTGCCGGGGACTTGGTCCCCTCTACTAACCAACGTGTGCCTGTGCACGGCGCTGGCTCTCAGTGCTTATGTCTGTTATCGTGCCTGTTTTCACTGA